The sequence ACTTGATATAATAGAAATTAATTGTTAAAATCTAAATAGTTGAATTCTTTAGGAGGAGATAATGATTGATGTTAATGATTTAAGACCAGGAGTTACATTTGAACTTGACGGAGAGGTTTGGATTGTTATAAGTTTCTTGCATGTTAAACCAGGTAAAGGCTCTGCATTTGTAAGAACTAAAATTAGAAATATAGAAACTGGAAATGTAATTGAAAGAACATTTAGAGCAGGTGAAAAAGTAAAAGAGGCATATGTTGAGAGAAAAGAATTTCAATATATGTATAATGATGGGAGTGTTTATTATTTTATGGACAATAAATCTTATGAGCAGATTGAACTTCCTGAAGAATTTATTGGAGATGAAAAATATTATTTAAAAGAAGGAATGAATATTCAAGTTTTGTATTATAAAGATAGAGCAATTGGTGTTGAACTTCCAAACTATGTTGATCTTGAAGTTGTGGAAACTGAACCAGGCTTCAAAGGAGATACTGCACAGGGTGGAAGTAAACCTGCAGTTCTTGAAACTGGTCTAAAGATTCAGGTCCCACTTTTTGTTGAAAAAGGAGAAATAATAAGAGTTGATACAAGAACAGGAGAATATCTTGAAAGGGTGGGTAAAAAAGAATGAAAGATAATCTTGTAATGAGTGACTATGCAATAGAACATCTTATAGAATCAACTATAAGAGAATTTAATGAAATAGAAGGTCTTGGGTCAGATTTTGCAAAAGAACTAATTGATATTTTTGATGGAGATGAAGCAAAAAAAGGAATAAAAATAAAAAGGGATAAAGAGGCTTTAAATATTGATATTCTTTTAAGAGTTTTTTATTTAGTTGATTTAATTGAACTTTCAAAAAAATTAAGAAAAAGAATAAAAGAAATTTTGGAGAAATTTACACCATATAAAATTAATGAAATAAATTTTTATTATATAGATGTTAAAGATAAAAATGAGGGTTAGGGAAATAGCAAGAGAGAAAGCCCTTCAATTACTATATCAGAAGGAAATAACATCTTTTGATATTGATAAGATAATTGAAAATTTTGAATTTGAAAATACTCCTGAAGAAAGCATAATTTATGCAGTTGAACTATTAAGAGGTGTTACAGAGAACTTAAATTATATTGATAATATTATTCAAGAATTTTTACTTAATTGGGAATGGGAGAGAGTGCTTGCAGTTGATAGAAATATTTTAAGAATTGGAACTTTTGAACTTCTTTTTAAAAAAGATATTCCAACCGCTGCTATTATAGATCAAGCAGTGAGAATTGCTAAAAAATATGGAAGTTATGATGATTCATATAAATTTATAAATGGAATTTTAGGAAGAATTGCAGAGAGGTATAGAAGTGAAGAAGAGACTTGAAGCGAAAGTTTTTGGAATTGTTCAAGGAGTTGGATTCAGATTTTACATTCACTATTATGCTAAAAAATATGGAATTAAGGGATATGTTAAAAATAACATAGATGGAACAGTGACATTTGTTGGAGAAGGAGAAGAGGAAGATTTAAACAAAATTTTGGAACACTTAAGAACTGGACCAACAGGAGCAGTTGTCTCAAACATTGAATACTCATTTCATGAACCAAAAGGAGAATTCTCAAATTTTGTTATAAAATGAAATTATGAAAGATATTTTTCTTAATTTTCTTAAAGAAAAAAGCGATATTTTAGAAAAAGAAATAGATAATATTTTAAATGAATACAAGACCTCACCAATTTATCCTGCCCTTAATTATGCAATAAAAAGTGGTGGAAAAAGATTAAGACCAACTCTCCTTCTTGCTTCATTCTCTTCATTTAAGGAAAATGAAGATATCGCTTTACCATTTGCTATTGCAATTGAATTAATACATACTTATTCTTTAATTCATGATGATTTACCTCCAATTGATAATGCTGAAACAAGAAGAGGAAAGCCATCGCTTCATAAAGTTTTTGGAGAGGATATTGCAATTTTAACAGGAGATGCCTTTTTAACACTTGCATTTGAGGTTATGTCAAAAAATAAAAATTTTAAAGAAAGCTTAATTTTAAAATCTATTTATGAAATTTCATCTTTAGCAGGTATAAATGGAATGGTAGGTGGTCAAGTTATGGATGTTATGTCTTCACCAGATGAAGCAAATGAAGAACTTCTATATTATATTCATTCAAGAAAAACAGGTTGTTTGATAAAAGCATCTCTTAAAGTTGGTGCAATTTTAAGTGAAACAGAGGATGAGAATATAAAATTAATTGAAAATTTTGGAGAAAAAGTTGGATTAACTTATCAAATTCTTGATGATATTGAGGATTCAAAGAAAAATGAAGAAGATGAAAAAAGAGTTACTTTTACAAAATTTTTTGGAGTTGAAAAGTCAAAAGAAATTGCCTTAAATTTACTTGATGAGAGTTTGTATATTATAAAAAATTTAAATTTAAAAAATAATATTTTAGAATCTTTTGTTTACTATTTAAAATCATGGCTATCTTAGATAAAATAAATACTCCTGATGATTTAAAAAAATTAAATTTCGATGAACTAAAAATATTATCTTTTGAAATAAGAGAACTGATAAAAGAAGTTGTTGGAAAAAATGGAGGACATCTCTCTTCAAATCTTGGAACTGTTGAATTAATTATCTCTCTTCTTTACACATTTAATCCACCAGAAGATAAAATAATTTTTGATGTTGGTCATCAATGTTATGCTTACAAAATTTTAACTGGAAGAAAAGATAAATTTCATCTTTTAAGAAAAAAGGGTGGCTTATCTGGATATCCATCACCAAGGGAAAGTGAATATGATACATTTTTTGTGGGTCATGCATCAAATTCACTATCTTTATCTCTTGGTTTAGCATCTGCAAGAGATTTAAATGGTGAAAGTTATAAAATTGTAAACATAATTGGAGATGGCGCTTTAACTGGTGGAGAAATATGGGAAGCACTTAACAATTTAGGTCAATCAAAAAAGGATATTTTAATTGTTTTAAATGATAATGGGATGTCGATATCAAAAAATGTTGGAGCATTTTCATCATATTTTTCAAAATTAAGAGCAGGTAAGTTTTATAGAGATTCAGTTAATAAATTAAATGAAATTTTAAAAAGAAGAGGAAAATTAGGTGAAAGTTTAATAAATTTAATAAATAAATTTAAACTTATAATTAAAGAAGCAATTATTCCTGGAATTGTTTTTGAAGAGTTGGGAATAATGTATTTTGGACCATTTGATGGACATAATATTCCTTTACTTGTTGATGTTTTTTCAAAAGTTAAAAATATAAAATCACCTAGAATAGTTCATATAATTACAAAAAAGGGAAAAGGAATTGATTTTGCAGAGGAAGATCCAGATATATACCATTCATCTCCACCATTTTTAATATCCTCCAAAAAAGAAGAATCTTTTTCACAAATTTTTGGTGATGAAATTGTTAAGATAGGGAAAAAGGATGAAAGAGTTGTAACAATAACAGCAGCAATGGAACTAGGTACTGGTTTAAAAAAATTCAAGGAAACCTTTCCAGAAAGATTTTTTGATGTTGGAATTGCCGAAGAACATGCTGTTACTTTTGCAGGAGGACTTGCAAAAGGTGGGAAAATTCCTTTTGTTGCTATTTATTCAACCTTCTTACAAAGAGCAATAGATCAAATTCTTCTTGATGTATCACTCCAAAAAGTTAAGGTAAATTTTGCAGTAGATAGAGCAGGACTTGTTTCAGAAGATGGAGAAACACACCAAGGTATTTTTGATATTGCATATTTTTCTTTTTCTGATGATTTTGTAATTATGGCACCTAAAGATGGAGATGAGTTAAGAGAGATGCTTAATTTTTCTTTATATGAAAATAAACCTTGTGTTATAAGATATCCTAAAGATTCATCTGAAAACCTAAATATAAAAACAGAAATTATTCCCTATGAACCTGAAACTCTTTTTGAAGGTGATGATGTATTGATTATTTCTCTTGGAAAATTAAGTTTTTATGCATATAAAGCAGTTCTTGAATTAAAAGAATTAGATTTAAACCCGATGTTATTAAATATTAGATTTGCTAATCCATTGCCAATTTTTTCAATTTTAAAATATGCTGAAAAAATAAAAAGAGTTTTAATTCTTGAAGAACATTTTTATTTGAATGGAATTGGGTCAAAAATCATTCCAAAACTTCAAAATATTGGAGGAATAAAGATTGTACATCTTGCAATTAATGAGACATTTCCTCCAGTAGGAACAAGAGAAGAACTATTAAAAAGATATAAACTTGATAAAGATAGTATAAAGGAGGTGCTATTAAACATAATTGGAAAGAAAATTAAGGCTTGATAAAGCACTTTTAGAAAAAGGTTTTTTCAATTCAAGAGCAAAAGCACAGGAAGCAATTAGAAGGGGTTATGTGATTGTAAATGGGAAAAAAGTAAATAAAAGCGGTATTTACATAGATAAAGATGCAAATATTGTAATTGTTGAAGAACTTCAATTTGTTTCGAGAGGTGGAGAAAAATTAAAAGAGATAATTGAAAGATTCAATATTGATATAAATGGAAAAATTTGTATAGATATTGGTTCAAGCAGCGGTGGTTTTACAGAAGTTTTATTGAAAAATGGTGCAAAAAAAGTTTATGCAGTTGATATTGGTAAAGGACTTCTTCATGAAAGTTTAAGAAAAGATAAAAGAGTTATTTTAAAAGAAGGATTAAATGCAAGGTATCTATCTTTTGATGATATTCCTGAAAAAGTTGATTTAATAACAGAAGATACATCTTTTATATCATCAAAAATTATAATTTCAAATTGCAAGAAGTTTCTTAAAGAAAAAGGAGAATATATTGTTTTGATTAAACCACAATTTGAGGCAGGAAAAGAGAATCTAAAACAAGGAGTTGTGAAAAATTTTGATATTCACAAAAATGTTTTATTAGAATTTTTAGAATTTATTAAATCTCAAGAATTTCATCCAGTTGGATTAATACCTTCACCTATTAAAGGAAAAGATGGAAATATTGAATATTTGTTATATATGATTAAAATGACACCACCATTTGATTTTGGGGTGGAGTTATTTGTTGAAAAATCAATTAAGGAGGCAAAAGAAAGATTTTATGAGAATTGGAATTATTTATAAGGAAACTGAAGAAGCAAAAAATCTATCTAAAATTGTTTTTGAATATCTAAAAGAGAAAAGAATTGACACTTTTTATGTTGATAATGAAAAAGATTTGTCAAATTCAATAATTTTATCTTTTGGTGGAGATGGAACGCTTCTTAAAGCATTTCAATATGCATATAAATTTGATTCTCCTATATTAGGAATTAATCTTGGAGGTTTAGGCTTTTTAACTGATGTTGAAAAAGAAGATGTATTTGTTGCTATTGAAAAACTTATAAGTAATAAATTTAAAATAGAAACAAGAAAAGTTCTTGAATGTGAAATTATAAGAGAAGGGAAATCGCTTGGAAAATATTTTGCTTTTAATGATTTTGTTATTTCAAAAGACACTCTTTCCCAGATTATAACTATAGAAATATTTATAGATGGCATCTCTGTTTTTAAAATGAAAGGAGATGGAGTTATTGTTTCAACTCCAAATGGTTCAACTGCATATTCTTTATCTGCAGGTGGTCCAATTCTTTCTCCAAAGTGTGAAGCATATCTTCTTACAACTTTATGCTCTCATAAACTTACAGCAAGGCCGGTTGTTTTATCAAAAGAAGAGAAACTTTCAATAAAAATAAATGAAGAAGAGAGCAAAATTTTTTTTATTGAAGATGGAATTAAAAGGGAAGATCTAATTAAAAATGACCACCTTCTTTTTAGATTAAGTGATAGAGATGCAAAATTGGTTCGACTTAAAGAAAAAAATTTTTACCAAATAGTAAATTCAAAATTCAACTGGGGAAGCTAAAAATTAGATGGAGCTCTGGGAAAATTGGTTTAGAGAGGCGCTCTCTTATTTTAATTTAAATTTAAATGAGGAAAAGTTAGAAAAATTTAAAACTTATCTTCATTTAATAATATTTTACAATCAAAAATTCAATTTAACTGGTGAAAAGACAAAAGAAGATATTGCAATTAAGCAATTTATAGATTCTTTAATTCCAATTTTTTATGAAAAAAGTAATAAAGAAATTTTTAAAAAATCAATTGATATTGGAACAGGTGCTGGAATTCCAGGAATTCCAATAAAAATATATTTTGAAGATATTGAACTATATTTAATTGAATCAAATAAAAAAAGGTGTGAGTTTTTAAAAGAAGTAGTTAATACTTTAAATTTAAAAGAAGTAATTTTACTGTCTGGA is a genomic window of Caldisericia bacterium containing:
- the efp gene encoding elongation factor P, with protein sequence MIDVNDLRPGVTFELDGEVWIVISFLHVKPGKGSAFVRTKIRNIETGNVIERTFRAGEKVKEAYVERKEFQYMYNDGSVYYFMDNKSYEQIELPEEFIGDEKYYLKEGMNIQVLYYKDRAIGVELPNYVDLEVVETEPGFKGDTAQGGSKPAVLETGLKIQVPLFVEKGEIIRVDTRTGEYLERVGKKE
- a CDS encoding Asp23/Gls24 family envelope stress response protein, which gives rise to MKDNLVMSDYAIEHLIESTIREFNEIEGLGSDFAKELIDIFDGDEAKKGIKIKRDKEALNIDILLRVFYLVDLIELSKKLRKRIKEILEKFTPYKINEINFYYIDVKDKNEG
- the nusB gene encoding transcription antitermination factor NusB, translated to MRVREIAREKALQLLYQKEITSFDIDKIIENFEFENTPEESIIYAVELLRGVTENLNYIDNIIQEFLLNWEWERVLAVDRNILRIGTFELLFKKDIPTAAIIDQAVRIAKKYGSYDDSYKFINGILGRIAERYRSEEET
- a CDS encoding acylphosphatase, with amino-acid sequence MKKRLEAKVFGIVQGVGFRFYIHYYAKKYGIKGYVKNNIDGTVTFVGEGEEEDLNKILEHLRTGPTGAVVSNIEYSFHEPKGEFSNFVIK
- a CDS encoding polyprenyl synthetase family protein; its protein translation is MKDIFLNFLKEKSDILEKEIDNILNEYKTSPIYPALNYAIKSGGKRLRPTLLLASFSSFKENEDIALPFAIAIELIHTYSLIHDDLPPIDNAETRRGKPSLHKVFGEDIAILTGDAFLTLAFEVMSKNKNFKESLILKSIYEISSLAGINGMVGGQVMDVMSSPDEANEELLYYIHSRKTGCLIKASLKVGAILSETEDENIKLIENFGEKVGLTYQILDDIEDSKKNEEDEKRVTFTKFFGVEKSKEIALNLLDESLYIIKNLNLKNNILESFVYYLKSWLS
- the dxs gene encoding 1-deoxy-D-xylulose-5-phosphate synthase, which codes for MAILDKINTPDDLKKLNFDELKILSFEIRELIKEVVGKNGGHLSSNLGTVELIISLLYTFNPPEDKIIFDVGHQCYAYKILTGRKDKFHLLRKKGGLSGYPSPRESEYDTFFVGHASNSLSLSLGLASARDLNGESYKIVNIIGDGALTGGEIWEALNNLGQSKKDILIVLNDNGMSISKNVGAFSSYFSKLRAGKFYRDSVNKLNEILKRRGKLGESLINLINKFKLIIKEAIIPGIVFEELGIMYFGPFDGHNIPLLVDVFSKVKNIKSPRIVHIITKKGKGIDFAEEDPDIYHSSPPFLISSKKEESFSQIFGDEIVKIGKKDERVVTITAAMELGTGLKKFKETFPERFFDVGIAEEHAVTFAGGLAKGGKIPFVAIYSTFLQRAIDQILLDVSLQKVKVNFAVDRAGLVSEDGETHQGIFDIAYFSFSDDFVIMAPKDGDELREMLNFSLYENKPCVIRYPKDSSENLNIKTEIIPYEPETLFEGDDVLIISLGKLSFYAYKAVLELKELDLNPMLLNIRFANPLPIFSILKYAEKIKRVLILEEHFYLNGIGSKIIPKLQNIGGIKIVHLAINETFPPVGTREELLKRYKLDKDSIKEVLLNIIGKKIKA
- a CDS encoding TlyA family RNA methyltransferase — translated: MERKLRLDKALLEKGFFNSRAKAQEAIRRGYVIVNGKKVNKSGIYIDKDANIVIVEELQFVSRGGEKLKEIIERFNIDINGKICIDIGSSSGGFTEVLLKNGAKKVYAVDIGKGLLHESLRKDKRVILKEGLNARYLSFDDIPEKVDLITEDTSFISSKIIISNCKKFLKEKGEYIVLIKPQFEAGKENLKQGVVKNFDIHKNVLLEFLEFIKSQEFHPVGLIPSPIKGKDGNIEYLLYMIKMTPPFDFGVELFVEKSIKEAKERFYENWNYL
- a CDS encoding NAD(+)/NADH kinase, which codes for MRIGIIYKETEEAKNLSKIVFEYLKEKRIDTFYVDNEKDLSNSIILSFGGDGTLLKAFQYAYKFDSPILGINLGGLGFLTDVEKEDVFVAIEKLISNKFKIETRKVLECEIIREGKSLGKYFAFNDFVISKDTLSQIITIEIFIDGISVFKMKGDGVIVSTPNGSTAYSLSAGGPILSPKCEAYLLTTLCSHKLTARPVVLSKEEKLSIKINEEESKIFFIEDGIKREDLIKNDHLLFRLSDRDAKLVRLKEKNFYQIVNSKFNWGS
- the rsmG gene encoding 16S rRNA (guanine(527)-N(7))-methyltransferase RsmG, translating into MELWENWFREALSYFNLNLNEEKLEKFKTYLHLIIFYNQKFNLTGEKTKEDIAIKQFIDSLIPIFYEKSNKEIFKKSIDIGTGAGIPGIPIKIYFEDIELYLIESNKKRCEFLKEVVNTLNLKEVILLSGRGEELIKKEELKNILREGFITVFSRWVLRIPGIFELTSPFVKLNGKIFLWKGVDEIELIERNRSFLNELGLEIENIFKYELPFYKSERVLLILKKTKETPEKYPRSFKRIKSL